In Candidatus Thiodictyon syntrophicum, a genomic segment contains:
- a CDS encoding ISKra4 family transposase, with translation MAKVVRISGDEVTVEVTVRLSGSLLDMEGAIQEATNAVGRCATEEALQRFDTDGSAIRVGAIKLTARGRDPKEYQTPYGPVEVERYVYQSSRGGRIYCPLEHQARIVRGATPRFASQLSHKYAQLNVRAVQTDLEQNHGRTIATSYIQNVAEWVGTIATAKEEDWEYAMPALETPIATVVVSLDGAMIPMADSAGWREAMVGTLSLYDGEGERQHTIYLAAAPEYGKQEFRQRMEREIQRVKRHLPEALYLGIADGAASNWRFLEQHTDRQLIDFFHATEYVGKIAQATHPQRHAEGPRAQWQSAHCTTLKHDPAALDLLIGEAARLSQRHTLSQTLRDDVLSAWTYFTNHRHQMDYPGFVAAGLPIGSGVTEAACKTLVKQRLCASGMRWKNKGAKIVLSLRALTQTTGRWAQFWQKIDQFGAECYG, from the coding sequence GTGGCGAAGGTAGTCAGGATCTCGGGTGACGAGGTGACGGTCGAGGTAACGGTGCGGCTCAGCGGTAGCCTGCTGGACATGGAAGGAGCCATCCAGGAGGCCACCAACGCGGTGGGGCGCTGCGCCACCGAGGAGGCGCTGCAGCGTTTCGACACCGACGGCAGTGCGATCCGTGTCGGCGCGATCAAGCTGACCGCGCGCGGGCGCGATCCGAAGGAGTACCAGACGCCTTACGGGCCGGTCGAGGTCGAGCGTTATGTCTACCAAAGCTCGCGCGGCGGGCGGATCTACTGTCCGCTCGAGCACCAGGCGCGGATCGTGCGCGGGGCGACCCCCCGATTCGCCAGTCAACTCAGCCACAAGTATGCGCAGCTCAACGTGCGCGCGGTGCAGACTGACCTTGAGCAGAACCACGGTCGGACGATCGCTACCTCGTATATTCAAAATGTTGCGGAGTGGGTAGGCACCATCGCCACGGCCAAAGAGGAGGACTGGGAGTACGCGATGCCGGCGCTTGAGACGCCCATCGCGACCGTCGTGGTCAGCCTCGACGGCGCCATGATCCCCATGGCCGACAGTGCGGGCTGGCGCGAAGCCATGGTCGGAACCCTCTCGCTTTACGACGGCGAGGGCGAGCGCCAGCACACCATCTACCTCGCTGCGGCACCCGAGTACGGCAAGCAGGAGTTCCGGCAACGCATGGAGCGCGAGATCCAACGCGTCAAGCGGCACCTCCCCGAGGCACTGTACCTGGGCATCGCCGACGGGGCGGCAAGCAACTGGCGGTTCCTCGAGCAACACACCGACCGCCAGTTGATCGATTTTTTCCATGCAACGGAATACGTGGGCAAAATCGCCCAAGCGACCCATCCGCAGCGCCACGCCGAGGGCCCGCGCGCGCAGTGGCAGAGCGCGCACTGCACGACGCTCAAGCACGACCCCGCCGCCCTTGACCTGCTCATCGGCGAGGCCGCGCGCCTGTCGCAGCGGCACACCCTCTCGCAGACGCTGCGCGACGACGTTCTCAGCGCTTGGACCTACTTCACCAACCATCGCCATCAAATGGACTACCCGGGCTTCGTCGCCGCGGGACTGCCGATCGGATCGGGCGTCACCGAGGCCGCCTGCAAGACCTTGGTCAAGCAACGGCTATGTGCCTCCGGGATGCGCTGGAAGAACAAAGGGGCCAAGATTGTGCTCAGCCTACGCGCACTGACGCAGACCACCGGACGATGGGCACAGTTCTGGCAGAAGATCGACCAGTTTGGGGCTGAGTGCTACGGTTAG
- a CDS encoding glycerophosphodiester phosphodiesterase: protein MTAPSNPLRATGALSTQVYNIAHRGARAFAPENTLAAFAKAQGFGCPMFELDVHKSWDGELIVHHDDNLLRCTDVKAKFPRRAPYLLSDFTFDELRRLDAGSWYLAELALPPPRRQPFLQTLSDAEIAEFVSAEDRKQYGSGEIRLPTLRETLELAAAAGMMVNIELKTLPRQYPGLAKEAVELVQAMDLETQVLISSFDHEQLVIVRELSQVIPTGVLTSDRIARPADYLRLLDADAYNPGCYGDYDSLGFNSVTGQLDPHGIAAVRAAGRGVNVWTCNDVDQMCQLITAGVTGLITDFPNRVRDVLAV from the coding sequence ATGACTGCCCCATCGAATCCGTTGCGCGCCACGGGCGCCCTGTCCACCCAGGTCTATAATATCGCCCATCGCGGCGCCCGCGCCTTTGCCCCGGAGAATACGCTCGCTGCCTTTGCCAAGGCACAGGGCTTTGGCTGCCCGATGTTCGAGCTGGATGTCCATAAGTCCTGGGATGGCGAGTTGATCGTGCATCACGACGACAACTTGCTACGCTGCACCGATGTCAAGGCGAAATTCCCCAGGCGCGCGCCCTATCTGCTCTCCGATTTCACCTTTGACGAATTGCGCCGCCTGGATGCCGGCAGTTGGTACCTCGCGGAACTCGCGCTGCCCCCGCCGCGGCGGCAGCCCTTCCTGCAAACCCTGAGCGATGCCGAGATCGCCGAATTCGTCAGCGCCGAGGACCGTAAACAGTACGGCTCCGGCGAGATTCGCCTCCCGACCCTGCGCGAGACGCTCGAGCTGGCCGCCGCTGCCGGCATGATGGTGAATATCGAGCTCAAGACCCTGCCGCGGCAGTACCCGGGGCTTGCCAAGGAGGCCGTCGAACTGGTGCAGGCCATGGACCTGGAGACCCAGGTCCTGATCTCCTCCTTCGACCATGAGCAGTTGGTCATCGTGCGTGAGTTGAGCCAGGTGATCCCCACCGGCGTCCTGACCAGTGACCGGATCGCCCGGCCGGCGGACTATCTGCGGCTCCTGGATGCCGACGCCTACAATCCCGGCTGCTATGGCGATTACGATTCGCTCGGCTTCAACTCGGTCACCGGTCAATTGGACCCCCACGGCATCGCGGCCGTCCGCGCCGCCGGCCGCGGCGTCAACGTCTGGACCTGCAACGACGTGGACCAGATGTGCCAATTGATCACGGCCGGCGTGACGGGGCTGATCACCGACTTTCCCAATCGCGTGCGCGACGTGCTGGCCGTTTGA
- a CDS encoding Coenzyme F420 hydrogenase/dehydrogenase, beta subunit C-terminal domain translates to MEQGPSKGLHDVSLMSHDRRLAGRPRLCSDCGLCDSWLRPQMADTCLFVRNRMEEIESRLHGRRRHPGDEMRFGIYREQAILRMRRPVAGAQWTGMVTTLAARLLERGEVEAVILTGTNPGTRFEPLPVLARTPEEVRACVGNKPSLSPNLGLLDQVRESGIRRLAVIGTGCQVQVLRQAQDQLGLERLDVIGIPCSDNVTYADQQFFLDTISSSPRTVVHYEFMQDFSLWLHHEDGHRERVNYIDFPMDKLQGIFPSACLSCFDYPNALADLTIGYMGAPLGWQWVLARTARGVELLDLLRPDLESRPLSEAGDRTRGMPRFIAMLAKRPGKPPKLIRQLIAFLQRRRGPRGLEFARAIIEMKLLRNYTYVRDKFPQMEEKIVPYHVYEATRPYAAEYAATFGRAPGEGLEQA, encoded by the coding sequence ATGGAACAAGGCCCGTCGAAAGGTCTCCACGATGTCAGCCTGATGAGTCACGACCGGCGCCTCGCCGGTCGGCCGCGGCTGTGCAGCGACTGCGGACTCTGTGACAGTTGGCTGCGCCCGCAGATGGCCGACACCTGTCTCTTCGTGCGCAACCGGATGGAGGAGATCGAGAGCCGACTGCACGGGCGCCGCCGCCACCCCGGGGACGAGATGCGCTTCGGCATCTACCGCGAGCAGGCGATTCTGCGGATGCGCCGCCCGGTGGCCGGGGCCCAGTGGACCGGCATGGTCACGACGCTGGCCGCGCGCCTCCTGGAGCGCGGCGAGGTGGAGGCCGTGATCCTCACCGGCACCAACCCGGGCACCCGCTTCGAGCCCCTCCCGGTGCTGGCCCGCACCCCGGAGGAGGTACGCGCCTGTGTCGGCAACAAACCGAGCCTCTCGCCCAACCTGGGGCTGCTGGACCAGGTGCGCGAGTCAGGCATCCGCCGCCTCGCCGTCATCGGCACCGGCTGCCAGGTCCAGGTCCTGCGCCAGGCGCAGGATCAACTTGGACTGGAACGGCTGGACGTCATCGGCATCCCGTGCAGCGACAACGTCACCTACGCGGACCAGCAGTTCTTCCTCGACACCATCTCCAGTTCGCCGCGCACCGTGGTCCATTACGAATTCATGCAGGACTTCAGCCTCTGGCTGCACCACGAGGACGGGCACCGGGAGCGGGTCAACTATATCGACTTCCCGATGGACAAACTCCAGGGCATCTTCCCGTCCGCCTGTCTGTCCTGCTTCGACTATCCCAATGCACTCGCGGATCTGACCATCGGCTACATGGGCGCGCCGCTCGGCTGGCAATGGGTCCTGGCCCGCACCGCCCGTGGGGTGGAACTCCTCGACCTGCTGCGCCCGGACCTGGAGTCCCGCCCGCTCAGCGAGGCCGGCGACCGCACGCGCGGCATGCCGCGCTTCATTGCCATGCTCGCCAAGCGCCCCGGCAAGCCGCCCAAACTCATCCGCCAACTCATCGCCTTCCTGCAGCGCCGCCGCGGACCGCGCGGGCTCGAATTCGCCCGCGCCATCATCGAGATGAAGCTTCTGCGCAACTACACTTATGTGCGCGACAAGTTTCCCCAGATGGAAGAGAAAATCGTGCCCTATCACGTCTACGAGGCGACCAGGCCCTATGCCGCCGAATATGCCGCGACCTTCGGGCGGGCGCCGGGGGAGGGGCTGGAACAAGCCTGA
- the bchO gene encoding alpha/beta fold hydrolase BchO yields MHQKPEWDNEGRDWPNRDASRFIAVGDLRWHVQQLGAGPILLLVHGTGSATHSWRDLAPLLAQDFTVIAPDLPGHGFTASPKGDEGLSLPGMAASLSALLNTMGVTPDLVLGHSAGAAILARMCLDHCIAPRALISENGALLPLRGIAGHWFAPAARFFATHPLIPKFFAWRAGIAGGVQDLVDSTGSRLDQRGVDLYRRLVVSPGHVAAAIGMMANWDLDALERDLPRLTTPLVMLVAERDSTVSPAEARRVRAVLPSVEVETIPALGHLAHEEEPATVAALIRGIAGRFGVRGPQ; encoded by the coding sequence ATGCACCAAAAACCCGAATGGGACAATGAAGGCCGCGACTGGCCGAACCGCGACGCCAGCCGTTTCATCGCGGTCGGCGACCTGCGCTGGCACGTCCAGCAACTGGGCGCCGGCCCCATCCTGCTGCTGGTCCACGGCACCGGCTCCGCCACCCACTCCTGGCGGGACCTGGCCCCGCTGCTGGCGCAGGACTTCACCGTCATCGCCCCGGACCTGCCCGGCCATGGCTTCACCGCGAGCCCCAAGGGCGACGAGGGGCTGTCGCTCCCCGGCATGGCCGCCAGCCTCTCGGCGCTGTTGAACACCATGGGCGTGACCCCGGACCTGGTGCTCGGCCACTCGGCCGGCGCCGCTATCCTCGCCCGGATGTGCCTGGACCACTGCATCGCCCCGCGCGCCCTGATCAGCGAGAACGGCGCCCTGCTGCCGCTGCGGGGCATCGCCGGTCACTGGTTCGCCCCCGCCGCCCGCTTCTTCGCCACCCATCCACTCATCCCCAAATTCTTCGCCTGGCGCGCCGGGATCGCGGGCGGGGTCCAGGACCTGGTCGACAGCACCGGCTCGCGCCTGGACCAACGCGGGGTCGACCTCTACCGCCGCCTGGTGGTCAGCCCCGGCCATGTCGCCGCCGCCATCGGCATGATGGCCAACTGGGACCTGGACGCCCTAGAGCGCGACCTGCCGCGCCTCACGACCCCGCTCGTCATGCTGGTCGCCGAACGCGACAGCACCGTCAGCCCCGCCGAGGCGCGGCGCGTGCGCGCCGTGCTGCCGTCGGTCGAGGTCGAGACCATCCCCGCGCTCGGGCACCTGGCGCACGAGGAGGAGCCCGCGACCGTCGCGGCACTCATCCGCGGCATCGCCGGACGGTTCGGAGTGCGCGGACCGCAGTGA
- a CDS encoding magnesium chelatase subunit D: MSAPPANPLAKSPMGGSAPPPAPPRYHPWDDAALIATLFAVDPSGVGGVCLRALPGPVRDQWLADTRELLPPDMHRRKIPLHVTDGRLLGGLDLTATLRAGRPVAEHGLLAEAHGGVVELAMAERVRGSPVSYLCAALDTGEVVLERDGIALRSPARLGVIALDEGSNEDEQVADALVDRLAFLVDLSPIGVRDMGDLPYEVADIVAARERLPQVTISEAQVNAICETALALGIHSLRAALHAVRVARIAAALDGDPEVTDGQVNLAARLVMAPRATQLPSMEPPPDQEPPPPEPPPPDQDGESDANQEQRNDPLADQILDATKATIPQDLLERLRLGQMRRAKVRSTGKSGQVQQANMRGRPAGVRRGELRPGDRLNLIETLRAAAPWQRVRRAERERGLTPDQRAAPLPAPAKRGGRKKAAPVVMPRIEVRKDDFRIQKYKHRSETTAVFVVDASGSSALHRLGEAKGAVELLLADCYVRRDRVALVAFRGKMAELLLPPTRSLVRTKRCLADLPGGGGTPLASGIEVGLALADAVKRRGGTPLLVLLTDGRANVARNGEGGRPKATEEALIVARLVRAAGVAAMVVDTSNHPHPQAKALAEAMDATYMPLPHADAGRLNAAVKAKAGL; the protein is encoded by the coding sequence ATGAGCGCACCTCCGGCGAACCCCTTAGCCAAGAGCCCGATGGGCGGCAGTGCGCCACCACCGGCACCACCGCGCTACCACCCCTGGGACGACGCCGCCCTGATCGCCACCCTGTTCGCGGTGGACCCGTCCGGCGTGGGCGGCGTCTGTCTGCGCGCCCTGCCCGGCCCGGTGCGCGACCAGTGGCTCGCCGACACCCGGGAACTGCTCCCGCCCGACATGCACCGGCGCAAGATCCCGCTGCATGTGACCGACGGGCGCCTGCTGGGCGGCCTGGACCTCACGGCGACCCTGCGCGCCGGGCGCCCGGTCGCCGAGCATGGGCTGCTGGCCGAGGCCCACGGCGGCGTGGTGGAACTGGCGATGGCCGAGCGCGTGCGCGGCTCACCGGTCTCCTATCTGTGCGCGGCCCTGGACACCGGTGAGGTCGTGCTGGAGCGCGACGGGATTGCGCTGCGCTCCCCCGCGCGCCTGGGCGTCATCGCGCTCGACGAGGGCAGCAACGAGGACGAACAGGTCGCCGACGCACTGGTCGACCGCCTCGCCTTCCTGGTGGATCTGAGCCCCATCGGCGTGCGCGACATGGGCGATCTGCCCTATGAGGTGGCAGACATCGTCGCCGCCCGCGAACGCCTGCCCCAGGTCACCATCAGCGAGGCGCAGGTCAACGCCATCTGCGAGACCGCGCTCGCGCTCGGCATCCACTCGCTGCGCGCCGCCCTGCACGCGGTACGGGTGGCACGCATCGCCGCCGCCCTGGACGGGGACCCGGAGGTCACCGACGGCCAGGTCAACCTCGCCGCCCGGCTGGTGATGGCCCCGCGGGCGACCCAACTCCCCTCTATGGAGCCCCCGCCGGACCAGGAACCGCCGCCCCCGGAACCGCCCCCGCCCGACCAGGACGGCGAGTCCGACGCCAACCAGGAACAGCGCAACGACCCCCTGGCGGACCAGATCCTGGACGCCACCAAGGCAACCATCCCGCAAGACCTGCTGGAACGGCTGCGGCTCGGGCAGATGCGCCGCGCCAAGGTGCGCAGCACCGGCAAGTCCGGCCAGGTCCAGCAGGCCAACATGCGCGGCCGCCCGGCCGGCGTGCGCCGCGGCGAGCTGCGCCCCGGCGACCGGCTGAACCTGATCGAGACCCTGCGCGCCGCCGCCCCCTGGCAGCGGGTGCGCCGCGCCGAGCGCGAGCGCGGCCTGACCCCCGACCAACGCGCGGCGCCGCTCCCGGCCCCGGCCAAGCGCGGCGGGCGCAAGAAGGCGGCGCCCGTCGTCATGCCCCGGATCGAGGTGCGCAAGGACGACTTCCGGATCCAGAAGTACAAGCACCGCTCCGAGACCACCGCCGTCTTCGTGGTGGATGCCTCCGGCTCCTCCGCCCTGCACCGCCTGGGCGAGGCCAAGGGCGCGGTCGAACTCCTGCTGGCCGACTGCTATGTGCGCCGCGACCGGGTCGCCCTGGTCGCCTTCCGTGGGAAAATGGCCGAGCTGCTACTGCCGCCGACCCGCTCGCTGGTGCGCACCAAGCGCTGCCTGGCGGACCTGCCCGGCGGCGGCGGCACCCCGCTCGCCTCCGGGATCGAGGTGGGGCTCGCGCTCGCCGATGCCGTCAAGCGCCGCGGCGGCACCCCGCTCCTGGTCCTGCTGACCGACGGACGCGCCAACGTCGCCCGCAACGGCGAGGGCGGGCGCCCCAAGGCGACCGAGGAGGCCCTGATCGTCGCCCGCCTGGTGCGCGCCGCCGGCGTGGCCGCCATGGTGGTCGACACCTCCAACCACCCCCACCCCCAGGCCAAGGCCCTCGCCGAGGCCATGGACGCCACCTACATGCCGCTGCCGCACGCCGACGCCGGGCGGCTCAACGCGGCGGTCAAGGCCAAGGCGGGGCTGTAA
- a CDS encoding glycosyltransferase family 4 protein, which produces MHKGSAAVQRRPVRAAGLRVLFAAHNAYTDSNSGAARSVRTLLEWLADAGYRCRVLCTARFDANPPERLADHLQALGLTPRLSDPPPALLRHLARTHAGQPPCPVLHYRVHGLPVTQVVTRHHQLSAPSRIEYEQLVFAFDRIAAEFRPDLVVSVGAHPIVGEFMRRAKAYGARTLFTVRNHGYEHPEYFRHADNCLLTSPYLARQYREKIGLAGTGIASPIHWQEVLAPTETRACVTLVNPSPRKGLLLFARLAQMLGRTRPDIPLLVVQSAASAVALGQFAGLGLERYPQILCAPGTRTPAEFLALTRILLIPSLFDEPFGRVAAEAMINGIPPLVSTRGALPETVGTGGIILPVPDGLTAESTQVPTEMQVRPWYEAVCRLWDDPAAYALLSAKATAAAALRYDETSQRRRYEAYCRAAVRTPGLVDRAGLDAP; this is translated from the coding sequence ATGCACAAGGGGTCGGCGGCAGTGCAGCGCCGACCCGTGCGCGCGGCCGGTCTGCGCGTTCTGTTCGCGGCGCATAACGCCTATACCGACAGCAACAGCGGTGCCGCCCGCTCGGTGCGCACCCTGTTGGAGTGGCTTGCCGACGCGGGATACCGGTGCCGCGTCCTGTGCACCGCTCGCTTCGACGCCAATCCGCCCGAGCGCCTCGCCGATCACCTCCAGGCGCTCGGTCTGACCCCGCGGCTCAGCGACCCCCCACCGGCCTTGTTGCGCCATCTCGCGCGCACCCATGCCGGCCAGCCGCCCTGCCCCGTGCTGCACTACCGCGTGCACGGCCTGCCGGTCACCCAGGTCGTCACCCGCCACCACCAATTGAGCGCGCCGTCCCGGATCGAGTATGAGCAACTGGTCTTCGCGTTCGACCGGATCGCGGCCGAGTTCCGCCCCGACCTGGTGGTTTCGGTCGGTGCCCATCCCATCGTCGGGGAGTTCATGCGCCGGGCCAAGGCCTATGGGGCACGTACCCTGTTCACGGTACGCAACCACGGCTATGAGCACCCGGAGTACTTCCGTCACGCCGACAATTGCCTGCTGACGAGCCCCTACCTGGCGCGCCAGTATCGGGAAAAAATCGGCTTGGCCGGCACCGGTATCGCCTCACCCATCCACTGGCAAGAAGTGCTGGCCCCAACCGAGACCCGCGCCTGCGTCACCCTGGTGAATCCGTCACCGCGCAAGGGACTCCTGCTGTTCGCCAGACTCGCGCAGATGCTCGGACGCACCCGCCCGGACATCCCGCTGCTGGTGGTGCAATCGGCGGCCTCGGCGGTGGCGCTGGGGCAGTTTGCGGGTCTGGGCTTGGAACGCTACCCACAGATCCTCTGTGCTCCCGGGACGCGCACCCCCGCCGAGTTCCTGGCGCTGACCCGGATCCTGCTGATACCGTCCTTGTTCGACGAACCCTTCGGGCGCGTGGCGGCCGAGGCCATGATCAACGGCATCCCGCCCTTGGTGAGCACCCGCGGCGCCCTGCCCGAGACGGTCGGCACGGGCGGGATCATCCTGCCGGTTCCCGACGGGCTGACCGCCGAGTCCACGCAGGTACCCACCGAGATGCAGGTGAGGCCTTGGTACGAGGCGGTGTGCCGTCTCTGGGATGACCCGGCCGCCTATGCGCTGCTCAGTGCCAAGGCAACGGCGGCGGCGGCGCTGCGCTACGACGAGACCAGCCAGCGCCGCCGCTATGAGGCCTATTGCCGCGCCGCCGTGCGCACCCCCGGACTGGTGGATCGCGCCGGGCTCGATGCGCCTTGA
- the bchI gene encoding magnesium chelatase ATPase subunit I, producing the protein MPVPFPFSAIVGQEEMKLALLIGAVDSRIGGVLVFGDRGTGKSTAIRALAALLPKMKVVADCRYGCDPDAAPDVLCAECRAHRGDTPFKTKQVPVPVVDLPLGATEDRVIGALDLEMALTRGEKAFEPGLLARAHRGFLYIDEVNLLEDHLVDALLDVAASGENLVEREGLSVRHPARFVLIGSGNPEEGELRPQLLDRFGLSVEVRTPQDLATRVQVVRLRDEYERDPNAFAEKWKRKDAKVRKRITDAQALLPEIEVSEQALEQAARLCMALGTDGLRGELTLIRAGRALAALEGDKSVEITHLRRLAPPALRHRLRRDPLDESGSTARVDRVVQELFPA; encoded by the coding sequence ATGCCCGTCCCATTTCCGTTCTCCGCCATCGTCGGCCAGGAAGAGATGAAGCTCGCGCTCCTGATCGGGGCCGTCGACTCCCGCATCGGCGGGGTTCTGGTCTTCGGCGACCGCGGCACCGGCAAATCCACGGCCATCCGCGCCCTGGCCGCCCTCCTGCCGAAGATGAAGGTGGTCGCCGACTGCCGTTACGGCTGCGACCCGGACGCCGCGCCGGACGTGCTGTGTGCCGAGTGCCGCGCGCACCGCGGGGACACCCCGTTCAAGACCAAGCAGGTGCCGGTACCGGTGGTGGACCTGCCGCTGGGTGCCACCGAGGACCGGGTGATCGGCGCCCTGGACCTGGAGATGGCCCTGACCCGGGGCGAGAAGGCCTTCGAGCCCGGGCTGCTCGCCCGCGCCCACCGCGGCTTCCTCTATATCGACGAGGTCAACCTGCTGGAGGACCACCTGGTGGATGCGCTGCTGGACGTCGCCGCCTCCGGTGAGAACCTGGTCGAGCGCGAGGGCCTCTCGGTCCGCCACCCGGCGCGCTTCGTCCTGATCGGCTCCGGCAACCCGGAGGAGGGCGAACTGCGGCCCCAGCTCCTGGACCGCTTCGGCCTCTCGGTCGAGGTCCGCACGCCCCAGGACCTGGCGACCCGGGTCCAGGTGGTGCGGCTGCGCGACGAGTACGAACGCGACCCCAATGCCTTCGCCGAGAAGTGGAAGCGCAAGGACGCCAAGGTCCGCAAACGCATCACCGACGCCCAGGCCCTGCTGCCGGAGATCGAGGTCTCGGAACAGGCCCTGGAACAGGCGGCACGCCTGTGCATGGCGCTCGGCACCGACGGCCTGCGCGGTGAGCTGACCCTGATCCGTGCCGGCCGCGCCCTGGCCGCCCTGGAAGGCGACAAGTCGGTGGAGATTACCCACCTGCGTCGGCTCGCCCCCCCGGCCCTGCGCCACCGGCTGCGGCGCGACCCGTTGGACGAGTCGGGCTCCACCGCCCGGGTCGATCGGGTGGTGCAGGAACTCTTTCCCGCATAA
- a CDS encoding alpha/beta fold hydrolase — protein sequence MLKRLVQVFAALVVLAIGAAVLLPLLIPAQTLQPQGSARAAATPDSRFMTIPFPGTGGLEIHYLERPAAAGAEQRAFLLLHGFTFNSFTWGAVLDPLAELGRTVAYDQLPYGLSAKPLAGDWSGADPYAKESAIAQVGAVMQGLGLGHAILVGNSSGGTLALEAALAYPERVTGLILVAPWVHAQRPTIPAAVAQLTQLQRLSLFIARKLGNPTLLEYSYQDPARLTAARRDQAIIHTRVANWDLAWGALLDRSLSSAVDISDRLGQVRVPVLLITSDQDKLVKPEDTRRVAAALPHATLKVLPGCGHVPQEECPRAFMAAVSEWLQSPAGPGAPGAQAPGETAPGGNGGP from the coding sequence ATGTTGAAGCGGTTGGTGCAGGTCTTTGCGGCCTTGGTGGTGCTGGCGATCGGGGCCGCGGTCTTGCTGCCCTTGCTGATCCCCGCGCAGACGCTCCAGCCCCAGGGCAGCGCCCGGGCCGCGGCGACCCCGGACAGCCGCTTTATGACCATCCCCTTCCCGGGGACCGGGGGGCTTGAGATCCACTATCTGGAGCGTCCGGCGGCGGCGGGGGCCGAGCAGCGCGCCTTCCTGCTGCTCCACGGCTTCACCTTCAACAGCTTCACCTGGGGGGCGGTGCTGGACCCCTTGGCCGAACTGGGACGGACCGTCGCCTACGATCAACTTCCCTATGGGCTGAGCGCCAAACCGCTGGCGGGCGACTGGAGCGGCGCCGACCCCTACGCCAAGGAGTCCGCCATCGCCCAGGTCGGTGCCGTCATGCAGGGCCTGGGGCTCGGCCACGCCATCCTGGTCGGCAACTCGTCGGGCGGCACCCTGGCCCTGGAGGCGGCCCTGGCCTACCCGGAACGGGTAACCGGCCTGATCCTGGTCGCCCCCTGGGTCCACGCCCAACGCCCGACCATCCCGGCTGCGGTGGCACAGTTGACCCAGTTGCAGCGCCTCAGCCTCTTCATCGCGCGCAAACTGGGGAACCCGACCCTGCTCGAATACTCCTATCAGGACCCCGCGCGCCTGACGGCGGCCCGCCGGGACCAGGCCATCATCCACACCCGGGTAGCGAACTGGGACCTGGCCTGGGGCGCCCTGCTCGACCGCTCACTCTCCAGCGCCGTCGATATCAGCGACCGGCTCGGTCAGGTACGGGTGCCGGTGCTGCTGATCACCTCGGACCAGGACAAGCTGGTGAAACCCGAGGATACGCGCCGCGTCGCGGCGGCCCTGCCGCACGCGACCCTCAAGGTGCTGCCGGGCTGCGGCCATGTGCCCCAGGAGGAATGCCCGCGGGCGTTCATGGCCGCGGTGAGCGAGTGGCTGCAGTCCCCGGCCGGGCCGGGGGCGCCCGGCGCGCAAGCGCCTGGTGAGACGGCGCCCGGGGGCAACGGGGGACCTTGA